Proteins encoded together in one uncultured Desulfosarcina sp. window:
- a CDS encoding ABC transporter permease, which translates to MNVQIAWRNIWRNPRRTGVILIAVVIGVWSMIFLGALMRGILAGMIHNGINTLTGHIQIQQANYPQDPSIDYRIADPVGIENVLAKHLPEGSQWTRRVRVNAVVNNARHNKSAILVGIDPEKEANLSFIGTAVTQGSYLKAGEANAVMVGRALAEQFETGLGRKLIVMSQDAEGRIASRAFRIRGIFQAEMEATEKSYIFVTLPAAQKMLKMGKAVSEIAILLPDHDQTEAAAGVLKEKLAGKDLAVRSWTEALPLLQAYLKMYDSFILIWFVVVFVAMGFGILNTTMMAVFERMREFGLLKALGMRPGRIITGILTEALFILVLGLAVGNLLGLASCWALSFHGIDLSALAKGVEYAGMSRLIFPEIWVKDVVSANLVVLLLGLLVCLYPAIKAARFTPVEAMVHT; encoded by the coding sequence ATGAACGTCCAGATTGCCTGGCGCAATATCTGGCGCAACCCGCGCCGTACCGGTGTAATCCTCATCGCCGTGGTCATCGGCGTGTGGAGCATGATTTTTCTGGGCGCCCTGATGCGGGGCATCCTGGCGGGCATGATCCACAACGGCATCAACACCCTGACCGGCCATATCCAGATTCAGCAGGCCAACTATCCGCAGGACCCTTCCATCGATTATCGCATTGCCGATCCCGTGGGCATCGAAAACGTTTTAGCCAAGCATCTGCCCGAAGGGAGCCAGTGGACCCGCCGGGTGCGGGTCAATGCTGTGGTCAACAATGCCCGCCACAACAAGAGCGCCATCCTGGTGGGCATCGATCCGGAAAAGGAAGCCAATTTGTCCTTTATCGGTACGGCCGTTACCCAGGGCAGCTACCTGAAAGCCGGGGAGGCCAACGCCGTGATGGTGGGCCGGGCCCTGGCCGAGCAGTTCGAGACCGGGCTGGGACGCAAACTGATCGTGATGTCGCAGGATGCCGAGGGCCGCATCGCTTCGCGGGCCTTTCGCATCCGGGGCATCTTCCAGGCGGAAATGGAGGCCACCGAGAAAAGTTATATCTTCGTGACCCTTCCAGCCGCCCAGAAAATGCTGAAAATGGGGAAGGCGGTGTCGGAAATCGCGATTTTACTGCCCGACCACGACCAGACAGAAGCGGCCGCTGGGGTGCTGAAAGAAAAGCTGGCTGGTAAGGATCTGGCAGTGCGATCCTGGACGGAGGCGCTTCCGCTGCTTCAGGCCTACCTGAAGATGTACGATTCGTTCATTCTGATCTGGTTTGTTGTGGTTTTCGTGGCCATGGGCTTCGGTATTCTCAACACCACCATGATGGCGGTGTTCGAACGCATGCGTGAGTTCGGGCTGCTCAAGGCCCTGGGAATGCGTCCCGGCCGTATTATCACGGGGATTTTGACCGAAGCCCTATTCATCCTGGTCTTGGGGCTGGCCGTTGGCAACTTGCTGGGGCTGGCAAGCTGCTGGGCACTTTCATTTCACGGTATCGATCTGTCGGCCCTGGCCAAAGGGGTGGAGTATGCCGGTATGTCGCGGCTTATTTTCCCGGAAATCTGGGTCAAGGATGTGGTCAGCGCCAACCTGGTGGTACTGCTGCTGGGTTTGCTGGTCTGCCTCTACCCGGCGATCAAGGCGGCTCGCTTTACGCCGGTGGAAGCGATGGTGCATACTTGA
- a CDS encoding ABC transporter ATP-binding protein, protein MNSENTMTAIVSCQGVSKTYRQGKVSVAALSAIDLTAEAGEFLALAGPSGSGKTTLLNLIGGLDVPDDGQIQVGGQSYDELSDAQMADLRLHRIGFIFQAYNLIPVLSALENVEYVMLLQGTPAVERKKRAREILDIVGLEGKYDRRPAELSGGQQQRVAVARAIVSSPDIVLADEPTANLDSKTGESLLELMRQMNRERNATFIFSTHDPMVMEYARRIVLLRDGRITEDNRKT, encoded by the coding sequence ATGAACAGCGAGAATACCATGACCGCCATCGTATCCTGCCAAGGGGTATCCAAAACCTATCGACAGGGGAAGGTGAGTGTTGCCGCCCTGTCTGCCATCGACCTGACGGCCGAAGCCGGTGAGTTCTTGGCCCTGGCCGGGCCGTCGGGGTCGGGCAAGACGACCCTGCTCAACCTGATCGGCGGACTGGACGTCCCCGACGACGGCCAAATTCAGGTTGGCGGCCAGTCTTACGACGAACTGAGCGACGCTCAGATGGCGGACCTTCGTCTGCACCGCATCGGTTTCATCTTTCAAGCCTACAACCTGATTCCGGTGCTGTCGGCCCTGGAGAATGTGGAGTACGTGATGCTGCTGCAAGGAACGCCTGCCGTTGAGCGCAAGAAACGGGCAAGGGAGATCCTGGATATCGTCGGCCTGGAGGGCAAATACGACCGCCGTCCGGCCGAGCTTTCCGGCGGCCAGCAGCAGCGTGTGGCCGTGGCCCGGGCCATCGTTTCAAGTCCCGACATCGTTCTGGCCGACGAACCCACGGCCAATCTGGACTCCAAAACCGGCGAAAGCCTGTTGGAGCTGATGCGGCAGATGAACCGCGAACGCAACGCGACCTTTATCTTTTCCACCCATGATCCCATGGTGATGGAATATGCCCGGCGAATCGTGCTGCTGCGGGACGGGCGTATTACCGAAGACAATCGCAAGACCTGA
- the yedF gene encoding sulfurtransferase-like selenium metabolism protein YedF — translation MSKVDARGLACPAPVLATKAAIESDHPERMEVLVDNDPSRENVTRFLASQGYTSAVEQEGAVYTITATRGADAPQAEPVAEAPEGAPTKIMVMVASDCMGTGDDILGGKLMINFIKTLKEMGDELWRLVFVNSGVKLTIDGTGTLTDIQELEATGLTILVCGTCLDHFKLLERKQVGQTTNMLDIVTAMQLADKVINI, via the coding sequence ATGAGCAAAGTAGACGCCAGAGGGCTGGCCTGTCCGGCACCGGTCCTGGCAACCAAGGCCGCCATAGAGAGCGACCACCCCGAACGCATGGAAGTTCTCGTGGACAACGACCCGTCCCGGGAGAACGTGACCCGTTTTCTCGCATCCCAGGGATATACCAGCGCAGTCGAACAGGAAGGAGCGGTTTATACGATCACCGCCACCCGGGGGGCGGATGCACCGCAAGCCGAACCCGTGGCCGAGGCACCGGAAGGCGCCCCGACCAAAATCATGGTCATGGTGGCATCGGATTGCATGGGCACTGGCGACGATATACTGGGCGGCAAGTTGATGATCAATTTCATCAAGACCCTCAAGGAGATGGGCGACGAACTGTGGCGACTGGTGTTCGTCAACAGCGGGGTGAAGCTCACCATCGACGGCACAGGCACCCTTACGGACATCCAGGAACTGGAGGCCACTGGCCTGACCATCCTCGTGTGCGGCACCTGTCTGGACCACTTCAAGTTGCTAGAGCGCAAGCAGGTAGGCCAGACCACCAATATGCTGGACATCGTTACCGCTATGCAACTGGCCGACAAGGTTATCAATATTTGA
- the selD gene encoding selenide, water dikinase SelD, with protein sequence MAADKPSLNPMRLTETVKGAGUASKLPPGDLDKALCGLEFPTDANVLVGLSKADDAGVYRISDELALIQTVDFFTPIVDDPYWFGQIAAANALSDVYAMGGEPKTAMNLVAFPLKKMDLSILRQVIQGGIDKVREAGAVLLGGHSVEDDELKYGLSVTGFVHPDRILAKHGLKAGDRLVLTKPLGTGIVNTAIKGNLASEEVSGRIAVLMATLNRTAADVMQRYPVHACTDITGFGLIGHLAEMLQGAACGLKIAVENLPVIDEALEFSAMGMVPGGAHKNRSFREHMVDLGEGIDPSMRDILYDPQTSGGLCIAVAADSAQALVDHLQNEGVEHAAIFGEVVDSPTGRIQVV encoded by the coding sequence ATGGCCGCCGATAAGCCATCCCTGAATCCGATGCGCCTGACCGAAACGGTCAAAGGGGCCGGTTGAGCTTCTAAATTGCCTCCAGGGGACCTGGACAAAGCTTTATGCGGGTTGGAATTTCCAACCGACGCCAACGTTCTGGTGGGTCTTTCCAAGGCCGACGATGCCGGAGTGTACCGGATATCAGACGAATTGGCCTTGATCCAGACGGTGGATTTTTTCACGCCCATCGTGGACGACCCATACTGGTTCGGCCAGATTGCCGCAGCCAACGCCTTGAGCGATGTCTACGCCATGGGAGGGGAGCCGAAAACCGCCATGAACCTGGTGGCGTTCCCCTTGAAGAAAATGGATCTTTCCATCCTGCGGCAGGTGATCCAGGGAGGCATCGACAAGGTCCGCGAAGCCGGTGCGGTGTTGCTGGGCGGTCACAGCGTGGAGGATGACGAGCTGAAATACGGACTTTCCGTTACCGGCTTCGTCCATCCCGACCGGATTCTCGCCAAGCATGGGCTCAAGGCCGGCGACCGGCTGGTGCTTACCAAGCCGCTGGGCACGGGCATCGTCAACACGGCCATTAAAGGCAACCTGGCTTCCGAGGAAGTCAGCGGCAGGATCGCCGTGCTCATGGCGACCCTGAACCGCACGGCAGCCGACGTGATGCAGCGCTATCCGGTGCATGCCTGCACGGATATTACCGGATTCGGGCTCATCGGCCACCTGGCCGAAATGCTCCAGGGTGCGGCGTGCGGTTTGAAGATCGCGGTGGAAAACCTGCCCGTCATCGATGAAGCCCTGGAATTCTCGGCCATGGGCATGGTGCCGGGGGGCGCCCATAAAAACCGCAGCTTCCGGGAACACATGGTGGACTTGGGCGAGGGCATCGATCCGTCCATGCGGGACATCCTTTACGATCCCCAGACCTCCGGCGGGTTGTGCATCGCCGTGGCCGCCGATTCGGCCCAGGCTTTGGTGGATCACCTGCAAAACGAAGGGGTCGAACACGCGGCCATTTTCGGTGAAGTGGTAGACTCCCCGACAGGCAGGATTCAGGTAGTGTGA
- a CDS encoding DUF1499 domain-containing protein yields the protein MKNRLITAMVIGGVLMAGCSKTNQAAAGSDTFPLKDCPDRPNCVSSIAKNQARYVAPFAYACDRRQAIDVLVQVLAEQPRTTIVEKREDYLHAEFRSKIFRFVDDVEFYFPVDQPLVHVRSASRLGYSDMGVNRKRVEALRESFSEALKKRS from the coding sequence GTGAAAAATAGATTGATAACAGCAATGGTTATCGGCGGGGTTTTAATGGCGGGGTGTTCGAAAACCAATCAAGCTGCCGCAGGCTCCGATACCTTTCCCTTGAAAGATTGTCCGGATCGACCCAACTGCGTTTCCAGCATCGCCAAAAATCAAGCCCGTTATGTCGCGCCGTTTGCCTATGCCTGTGACCGGCGGCAAGCCATTGACGTCCTGGTGCAGGTCCTGGCTGAGCAGCCACGGACGACCATCGTCGAAAAGAGAGAAGACTACCTGCACGCGGAATTCAGATCGAAAATTTTTCGCTTTGTGGATGATGTGGAGTTCTACTTTCCCGTTGACCAGCCGCTGGTCCATGTCCGGTCGGCATCGAGATTGGGCTACTCGGACATGGGCGTCAACCGCAAGCGGGTGGAAGCGCTTCGCGAGAGTTTTTCGGAAGCTTTGAAGAAACGTTCCTGA
- a CDS encoding carboxymuconolactone decarboxylase family protein, whose protein sequence is MGDIEKFQQERETLNELVMKYAGLGTKRFYSLDAQAYREGVLPAKTKELLGLVASFVLRCDDCIKYHVIRCHEEGVSSEELEEALFIGLIVGGTITIPHQRRAMKAWEELKARAGG, encoded by the coding sequence ATGGGCGACATCGAAAAATTTCAGCAGGAGCGGGAAACGCTCAACGAACTGGTAATGAAATATGCCGGCTTGGGAACCAAGCGCTTTTACAGCCTGGACGCGCAGGCGTATCGGGAAGGGGTTCTGCCGGCAAAAACCAAGGAGCTGTTGGGCCTGGTGGCCAGCTTCGTACTTCGTTGCGACGACTGCATCAAGTACCACGTAATCCGCTGCCACGAAGAAGGGGTCAGCAGCGAAGAACTCGAAGAGGCGCTGTTCATCGGTCTGATCGTGGGCGGAACCATTACCATCCCCCACCAGCGCCGGGCCATGAAAGCCTGGGAAGAACTGAAGGCCAGGGCTGGCGGGTAA
- a CDS encoding (Fe-S)-binding protein, which translates to MASMEELVRLMRELEGQLVVCMKCGMCQSVCPVFDQTGREADVARGKLALLGGLMASMFDDPAGVYQRLNKCLLCGSCAANCPSGVDVQEIFLKARAILTGYMGLPPAKRLILKGMLANPALFDRLAEWGARFQKLFTRPVNEIVGTSCARVMSPLIQDRHFRPLAKVPFHKQVPFLDKTGRSGLKVALFTGCLIDKLFPNIAHATLKVLDHCGVGVYLPENQGCCGIPALSSGDLPTFRKLLVHNLERFEAGEFDVLVTACATCTSTIHEIWPKMAGPKSREAAERLADRTMDINQFLIKEANLEPLAGKSDKPRTVTYHDPCHLKKSLGVFTEPRAVIDAAPGYRLAEMVEPDWCCGMGGSFNLQYYDISKSIGEKKAAHIQETGADVVATGCPACMIQISDMLSRADARIAVRHPVELVAEALET; encoded by the coding sequence ATGGCATCGATGGAAGAACTCGTCCGCCTCATGCGGGAATTGGAAGGTCAGCTCGTGGTCTGTATGAAATGCGGCATGTGCCAGTCGGTCTGCCCGGTATTCGACCAGACCGGGCGCGAGGCGGACGTAGCCCGCGGCAAGCTGGCCCTGCTGGGCGGCCTGATGGCGTCCATGTTCGATGATCCCGCAGGCGTCTACCAGCGGCTCAACAAATGCCTGCTCTGCGGGTCCTGCGCCGCCAATTGCCCCAGCGGAGTCGATGTTCAGGAGATTTTTCTCAAGGCCCGCGCGATTCTCACCGGATATATGGGCCTGCCGCCGGCCAAGCGGCTGATCCTCAAGGGGATGCTGGCCAACCCGGCCCTTTTCGACCGGCTGGCCGAATGGGGCGCCCGCTTTCAGAAGCTGTTCACCCGACCGGTCAACGAGATCGTCGGGACCTCCTGCGCTCGGGTGATGTCGCCCCTGATCCAGGACCGCCACTTCCGCCCCCTGGCCAAGGTACCCTTCCACAAACAGGTTCCGTTTCTGGATAAGACCGGCCGATCCGGCCTCAAGGTGGCCCTGTTCACCGGCTGCCTCATCGACAAGCTGTTTCCAAATATTGCCCACGCCACCCTCAAGGTGCTGGACCATTGCGGGGTGGGCGTCTATCTGCCGGAAAATCAGGGCTGCTGCGGCATACCGGCTCTTTCCAGCGGCGACCTGCCCACCTTCCGGAAATTGCTGGTTCACAACCTCGAACGCTTCGAGGCCGGCGAATTCGACGTCCTGGTGACCGCCTGCGCCACCTGCACCTCCACCATTCACGAAATCTGGCCCAAAATGGCCGGCCCCAAAAGCCGCGAGGCCGCTGAACGGCTGGCCGACCGGACCATGGACATCAACCAATTCCTGATTAAAGAAGCGAATCTCGAACCGCTTGCCGGTAAAAGCGACAAACCGCGCACGGTGACCTACCACGACCCCTGCCATCTGAAAAAAAGCCTCGGGGTATTTACGGAGCCGCGTGCCGTCATCGACGCAGCACCGGGCTACCGGCTGGCGGAAATGGTCGAGCCGGACTGGTGCTGCGGCATGGGCGGCAGCTTCAATCTGCAGTACTATGACATCTCTAAAAGCATCGGCGAGAAAAAGGCCGCCCACATCCAGGAAACCGGTGCCGATGTCGTGGCCACGGGATGCCCCGCCTGCATGATCCAGATTTCCGATATGCTTTCCCGGGCCGATGCCCGCATTGCCGTCCGCCACCCTGTTGAACTGGTTGCAGAAGCATTGGAAACGTGA
- a CDS encoding FAD-linked oxidase C-terminal domain-containing protein translates to MIAESIAQKFKTIVGKDNCWTDATDLHTYAYDAAVVEPVRPGIVVRPTTTEALGQAVRLCNDHGLPLTVRGAGTNLSGGTVPLENGVVVVTNGLKSILEINEADMYAVVQPGVVTAKLAAAVEAKGLFYPPDPGSQAVSTIGGNVAENAGGLRGLKYGVTRDYVMGLSFFDVEGNLVKSGSRTVKCATGYNLTGLMVGSEGTLGVFAEIILKLIPLPAHRKAMMAVFESMEKASEAVAAIIADRIVPATLEFLDNFTIRAVEDFSKAGLPVDAAAMLLVELDGHKAQVEEDAARVEALCQSMGATSIRVAQDAAERDRVWAARRAALSALAQLKPTLVLEDATVPRSRIPDMVAAIQAIAKRYDLTIGTFGHAGDGNLHPTILTDKRDTTEWGRVEKAIDDIFDEALKMGGTLSGEHGTGTAKSRYLENETGAGTILFSSRIKRAMDPKNILNPGKIIAAKV, encoded by the coding sequence ATGATCGCCGAATCCATCGCCCAAAAATTCAAAACCATTGTGGGCAAGGACAACTGCTGGACCGATGCCACCGATCTGCACACCTACGCTTACGACGCCGCCGTTGTCGAACCGGTCCGGCCTGGGATCGTCGTGCGGCCCACCACAACCGAAGCCTTGGGACAAGCCGTGCGCCTGTGCAACGATCACGGCCTGCCGCTGACCGTTCGCGGAGCCGGCACCAACCTTTCCGGCGGCACCGTACCCCTGGAAAACGGCGTGGTCGTCGTCACCAACGGATTGAAATCTATCCTTGAAATCAACGAGGCAGACATGTACGCCGTGGTCCAGCCCGGTGTGGTCACGGCCAAACTGGCCGCCGCCGTAGAGGCCAAAGGCCTGTTCTATCCGCCCGACCCGGGCAGTCAGGCCGTCTCCACCATCGGCGGCAATGTGGCCGAAAACGCCGGCGGCCTGCGCGGGCTCAAATACGGGGTTACCCGGGATTACGTCATGGGCCTGAGCTTTTTCGATGTGGAGGGCAACCTGGTTAAATCGGGGTCCCGCACGGTCAAATGCGCCACAGGCTACAACCTCACCGGACTGATGGTGGGCTCTGAAGGGACCTTGGGCGTGTTTGCCGAAATCATCCTCAAACTGATCCCGCTGCCGGCCCACCGCAAGGCCATGATGGCCGTTTTCGAATCCATGGAAAAAGCCTCGGAAGCCGTAGCCGCCATCATTGCCGACCGCATCGTTCCGGCCACCCTGGAATTTCTGGACAATTTTACGATCCGCGCCGTCGAGGATTTCAGCAAGGCCGGCCTTCCCGTCGATGCGGCGGCCATGCTGCTGGTGGAACTGGACGGACACAAGGCCCAGGTGGAAGAAGACGCAGCCAGGGTGGAGGCATTGTGCCAATCCATGGGAGCGACCTCCATCCGCGTGGCGCAGGATGCGGCCGAGCGCGATCGCGTCTGGGCGGCCCGACGCGCGGCCCTTTCGGCCCTTGCCCAGCTTAAGCCCACCCTGGTTCTGGAAGACGCCACCGTTCCGCGCAGCCGCATCCCGGACATGGTGGCCGCCATCCAGGCCATCGCCAAACGCTACGATCTGACCATCGGCACGTTCGGCCATGCCGGGGACGGCAACCTGCATCCCACCATTTTGACGGACAAACGCGACACAACAGAATGGGGGCGGGTGGAGAAGGCCATCGACGATATCTTCGACGAAGCCCTGAAAATGGGCGGGACCCTTTCCGGTGAACACGGCACTGGAACGGCCAAGTCCCGCTATCTGGAAAATGAGACCGGTGCGGGAACAATTCTCTTCTCATCACGCATCAAACGGGCTATGGATCCCAAAAACATCCTCAACCCCGGCAAAATTATCGCCGCGAAAGTTTAG
- a CDS encoding lactate utilization protein has translation MNSASAVHPARERIFKRLYASGTEQTEVPDAPLPQEPRLDRDEKIERLTALMTAVRTEVYIVEAAAWPEKLAELARERNCKRLLYGPKSPIGPEIESAWPADAKGLPERVPYIQEVEIFKKDLFETVDVAVTSTRGGVADTGAVVLWPTPEEPRLMSLVPPVHVAVLDADAIYDSMTAMMTAENWAAGMPTNALLISGPSKTADIEFTLVFGVHGPKELIVIIRK, from the coding sequence ATGAATAGCGCGTCTGCCGTCCACCCGGCCCGGGAACGCATCTTCAAACGCCTGTATGCATCCGGTACGGAACAGACCGAGGTGCCGGATGCGCCGCTGCCCCAGGAACCTCGCCTCGATCGCGATGAAAAAATCGAACGGTTGACCGCATTGATGACCGCGGTTCGCACCGAGGTCTACATCGTGGAGGCCGCCGCCTGGCCGGAGAAGCTCGCGGAACTGGCCCGGGAAAGGAACTGTAAGCGATTGCTGTACGGCCCGAAAAGCCCCATCGGTCCGGAAATCGAATCGGCATGGCCCGCCGATGCCAAAGGCTTGCCGGAACGGGTTCCGTATATTCAGGAAGTGGAAATCTTTAAAAAGGATCTTTTCGAGACCGTCGACGTGGCCGTTACCAGTACCCGCGGCGGTGTGGCCGACACCGGGGCCGTAGTGCTCTGGCCCACGCCGGAAGAACCGCGGCTCATGTCCCTGGTGCCACCGGTGCACGTGGCCGTTCTGGACGCCGATGCCATCTACGATTCGATGACCGCCATGATGACGGCCGAAAACTGGGCCGCAGGCATGCCCACCAATGCCCTGCTGATCTCTGGTCCGTCCAAGACCGCCGACATCGAATTCACCCTGGTATTCGGGGTACATGGGCCGAAGGAGTTGATTGTAATCATAAGAAAATAA
- a CDS encoding LutB/LldF family L-lactate oxidation iron-sulfur protein, giving the protein MDAKTGFDFKSNIEGALKNDQLRKNLRNAMDILVDKRRTVFTDSDELERLRAAGNAIKRRALKQLPKLLEKLEAKCIQNGIQVHWAEDTDQANRIVLDLLHRHDATAVVKGKSMVSEEMHLNHFLEQHGIEALETDLGEFIIQLNHETPSHIIVPAIHKNRDEVAAIFHEKLADTPYTEDVEELTAIARQALRKRFAGATVGLSGVNFAIAETGTLLLVENEGNGRMCTTAPDVHIAVMGLEKVVEKLSDVPPLLRLLTGSATGQIVTTYVNMITSARKKGQKDGPREVHLVILDNGRSRILADPQLRQTLLCIRCGTCLNHCPVYVRIGGHAYGHVYPGPIGKILTPQMEGLERTGVLVTASSLCGACGEVCPVKIPIPDLIRRLRNESYDQEKAAVVPGGGYKKNLAETMVWKGWELANRLPVLNEMGTRMAGAMGKHLPKVGPLKQWTSVRTTPRVARSSLHERVRRNEGVRHE; this is encoded by the coding sequence ATGGACGCTAAAACGGGATTCGATTTTAAGAGCAATATCGAAGGCGCCCTGAAAAACGACCAGCTTCGCAAAAATTTGCGCAATGCCATGGACATTCTGGTCGACAAGCGCCGCACGGTTTTTACGGACAGCGACGAACTGGAGCGGCTGCGCGCCGCAGGCAACGCCATCAAGCGCCGGGCTTTGAAACAGCTCCCCAAACTGTTGGAGAAACTCGAAGCCAAATGCATCCAAAACGGCATCCAGGTTCATTGGGCCGAAGATACGGACCAGGCCAACCGTATCGTATTGGATCTCCTGCACCGTCATGACGCAACGGCGGTGGTCAAGGGCAAGTCCATGGTTTCCGAGGAGATGCACCTGAACCATTTTCTTGAACAGCATGGCATCGAAGCTTTGGAAACCGATCTGGGCGAGTTCATTATCCAACTCAATCACGAAACGCCCTCGCACATCATCGTACCGGCCATTCACAAGAACAGGGACGAGGTGGCCGCCATCTTTCACGAAAAACTGGCGGACACACCCTACACCGAAGACGTGGAAGAGCTGACCGCCATCGCCCGGCAGGCGCTGCGCAAGCGCTTCGCCGGCGCCACGGTGGGACTTTCCGGCGTCAATTTCGCCATTGCCGAAACCGGGACCCTGCTGCTGGTGGAAAACGAGGGCAACGGCCGCATGTGCACCACCGCCCCCGATGTGCATATCGCCGTCATGGGCCTGGAGAAGGTGGTCGAAAAGCTTTCCGACGTGCCGCCCCTGCTGCGGCTTTTAACCGGATCGGCCACCGGCCAAATCGTCACCACCTATGTCAACATGATCACCTCCGCTCGTAAAAAGGGCCAAAAAGACGGTCCCCGGGAGGTCCACCTGGTGATTCTGGACAACGGCCGCTCACGCATCCTGGCCGATCCCCAGCTGCGCCAGACCCTGCTCTGCATCCGCTGCGGCACCTGCCTGAACCACTGCCCGGTATATGTGCGCATCGGCGGCCATGCCTACGGGCACGTCTATCCCGGCCCCATCGGTAAGATCCTCACGCCTCAGATGGAGGGCCTCGAACGGACCGGCGTCCTGGTCACGGCATCCAGCCTTTGCGGCGCCTGCGGCGAAGTCTGCCCGGTCAAAATTCCCATCCCCGATCTGATCCGCCGCCTGCGCAACGAAAGCTACGACCAGGAAAAGGCCGCCGTGGTGCCTGGTGGCGGGTACAAAAAGAACCTGGCGGAAACCATGGTGTGGAAAGGCTGGGAGCTGGCCAACCGCCTGCCGGTGCTAAATGAAATGGGCACCCGCATGGCCGGTGCCATGGGAAAGCACCTGCCGAAAGTCGGACCGCTGAAGCAGTGGACCTCGGTCCGCACAACGCCGCGTGTGGCCCGCAGTAGCCTTCACGAACGGGTACGACGCAATGAGGGGGTGCGCCATGAATAG
- a CDS encoding (Fe-S)-binding protein, translated as MKHSMSPDLPGSVYFFGTCLMDAVYPDAGMAAIRLLQSRGVDVIFPPDQSCCGQPAYNSGFIEEARAVARKQIKAFSQPYPIVVPSGSCAGMMKHHYPDLFAGRAEEAAARRFAGRVYELFEYLATVLNATFEDRGDPVTVTWHSSCHALREMRVIQYAKDLIGQLKNVTLVELARETECCGFGGTFAVKQPAISAAMVKDKVADIRQTGASTLLAGDCGCLMNITGAMAHEGMAIDGKHLAEFLWERTNGR; from the coding sequence GTGAAACATTCAATGTCTCCCGATCTGCCCGGAAGCGTCTATTTTTTCGGCACCTGCCTGATGGATGCCGTCTATCCCGATGCCGGGATGGCGGCCATCCGGCTGCTTCAGTCCCGGGGGGTGGACGTCATCTTCCCGCCGGACCAATCCTGCTGCGGCCAGCCGGCCTACAATTCCGGATTTATCGAAGAGGCCCGGGCCGTAGCCCGCAAACAGATTAAAGCGTTTTCCCAACCCTATCCCATTGTGGTTCCCTCCGGCTCCTGTGCCGGCATGATGAAGCATCACTACCCGGACCTGTTTGCCGGCAGGGCCGAGGAAGCGGCCGCCCGCCGGTTCGCCGGCCGGGTCTACGAATTGTTCGAATACCTGGCCACCGTTCTGAACGCGACATTCGAAGACCGGGGCGATCCGGTAACGGTCACCTGGCACAGCTCCTGCCACGCCCTGCGCGAAATGAGGGTGATCCAGTATGCCAAGGACCTGATCGGGCAATTGAAAAACGTAACCCTGGTGGAGCTTGCGCGCGAGACCGAATGCTGCGGCTTCGGGGGCACCTTTGCCGTCAAGCAGCCGGCGATTTCCGCGGCCATGGTCAAGGACAAGGTCGCCGACATCCGGCAAACCGGCGCTTCCACGCTGCTCGCCGGCGACTGTGGCTGCCTGATGAACATCACCGGCGCCATGGCCCACGAGGGCATGGCCATCGACGGCAAACACCTGGCCGAATTTCTCTGGGAGAGAACCAATGGACGCTAA